One region of Acidobacteriota bacterium genomic DNA includes:
- a CDS encoding RND transporter, whose product MDIARPDLARKRRFRHGLYTVSGLVVVALITVGVSRLEPAAPRVDADTVFIDTVQRGPMVREVRGTGTLVPETIRWIPAVTDGTVERIVIRPGATIEPGTVILE is encoded by the coding sequence ATGGACATTGCGCGACCTGATCTCGCCCGGAAGCGACGGTTCCGTCACGGCCTTTACACCGTGTCGGGCCTGGTCGTGGTGGCCCTGATTACGGTCGGCGTCTCGCGCCTGGAGCCCGCCGCCCCCCGCGTCGACGCTGACACGGTCTTCATCGACACCGTGCAGCGCGGCCCGATGGTCCGGGAGGTGCGCGGCACGGGGACCCTGGTGCCGGAGACCATCCGCTGGATCCCGGCCGTGACCGACGGCACGGTCGAGCGGATCGTGATCCGTCCCGGCGCCACCATCGAACCCGGCACGGTAATCCTGGAGC
- a CDS encoding ABC transporter permease: protein MFLRRWFYAWRVRLRALLDRNGADRELDDELRHHVDLEVESRCARGVAAPEARRQALAALGGMASTREHVRASRFGASLAEGLRDVRYGLRLLRRNPRFTAAAVFTLAFAIGATTTVYSVVDAVLLQPPPFPNPERLVTLWQTDPENGNRPAAVAPANFLDWREQAGSFEQVAAVEPWSFDFIGPTQPEEFYASAVTEGFFETLGVQAAHGRTFLPDEYRSGSGAVVMTDGLWQRRFGGDAEIVGQSLVLNGEPHIVVGVLAPNFELGLEEGLTVRDLFAPKAIAEWENNRRGTGWWHVVGRIRLDVTLGEAQAEMDAIAGRLAVDNPRTNTDVGARVIPLRTWQVDAVQTILLLLWAAVLFVLLIASVNVANLMLARSALREQEFAIRSAVGGGRGRLVRQLLAESVVIAALGGIGGVALTVYSLDAIVGLLPSDVPRLAQIAINGRVLVFATGLVLATALVFGLAPARQASRQAAGPLRAHRVGATVEQQRVRRLLVMAEVALALVLLVAAGLVLQSFARLVNVDLGYVPDDAVALQIFMDRDSENSARVNFIRETLQQIHILPDVEAAGAVSAFPLAAADLTAETPLTIHDLPPPPPGEELSVAVTLATPGYLEAIRLPLRSGRWFEESDDGAGTPVAVINETLARQHWPEADPLAHRITVQVSGREFEAEIVGVVGATRPRGFQSAPRPEVYVAHAQGGHEGLTYDGGMTYVVRTAADPAASIRAIQDVIWTANPVQTIYSVSTVSQLLSDTLAARRFTTTLLALFGLAALVLAGVGIYGVVAVATAQRTREIGLRLAMGAQPRDVLRMVVGGAVGLAGAGVGAGLIAALVASRGLGSLLFNVAPSDPATLAGVSLLLLLVAAGAAYVPARRAAGVDPLTALRVE, encoded by the coding sequence CGGCTCCGGAGGCGCGCCGGCAGGCGCTGGCCGCGCTCGGCGGTATGGCGTCGACCCGGGAGCACGTTCGCGCATCGCGCTTCGGTGCGTCCCTGGCGGAAGGGTTGCGGGATGTCCGCTACGGCCTGCGGCTGCTGCGTCGGAATCCGCGGTTCACGGCGGCGGCGGTCTTCACCCTGGCGTTTGCGATCGGTGCGACGACAACGGTCTATTCCGTTGTGGATGCCGTGTTGTTGCAGCCGCCGCCCTTCCCGAATCCCGAACGCCTCGTCACGCTGTGGCAAACGGATCCGGAGAACGGCAACCGTCCCGCCGCAGTGGCCCCGGCCAACTTCCTCGACTGGCGAGAGCAGGCCGGGAGCTTCGAGCAGGTGGCCGCCGTAGAGCCCTGGTCCTTCGATTTCATCGGCCCCACTCAGCCCGAAGAGTTCTACGCGTCGGCGGTCACCGAAGGCTTCTTCGAAACTCTGGGCGTCCAAGCGGCGCACGGCCGGACCTTCCTTCCGGATGAGTACCGATCCGGCAGCGGGGCCGTTGTCATGACCGACGGACTGTGGCAACGCCGTTTCGGGGGCGACGCGGAGATTGTCGGCCAGTCGCTGGTGTTGAACGGCGAGCCGCACATCGTCGTGGGCGTGCTTGCCCCGAACTTCGAACTGGGTCTCGAAGAGGGTCTCACGGTCCGCGATCTCTTTGCACCCAAGGCCATTGCGGAATGGGAGAACAACCGGCGTGGCACAGGCTGGTGGCACGTCGTCGGTCGGATCCGTCTGGACGTCACGCTCGGCGAGGCGCAGGCAGAGATGGATGCCATCGCGGGGCGGCTGGCGGTAGACAATCCCCGCACCAACACCGACGTCGGGGCGCGTGTCATCCCTCTGCGGACGTGGCAGGTAGACGCGGTGCAAACGATCCTGCTGCTGCTCTGGGCCGCCGTCCTGTTCGTTCTGCTGATTGCCTCCGTCAATGTCGCCAACCTGATGCTGGCGCGTTCGGCCTTGCGCGAGCAGGAGTTCGCGATTCGGTCGGCGGTTGGCGGTGGGCGCGGCCGCCTGGTGCGGCAACTGCTGGCCGAGAGCGTGGTGATTGCCGCGCTCGGTGGTATCGGAGGGGTTGCGCTGACCGTTTATTCGCTCGATGCGATCGTCGGGCTCCTGCCGTCCGACGTCCCGCGGTTGGCGCAGATCGCCATCAACGGGCGCGTCCTCGTATTCGCCACCGGCCTCGTCCTCGCAACCGCCCTGGTGTTCGGTCTCGCGCCGGCGCGTCAGGCTTCCCGCCAGGCCGCCGGTCCCCTCCGCGCGCATCGCGTCGGCGCCACGGTGGAGCAGCAAAGGGTCCGCCGGTTGTTGGTGATGGCCGAAGTCGCGCTGGCGCTGGTGTTGTTGGTCGCGGCAGGCCTGGTCCTGCAGAGCTTTGCGCGGTTGGTGAACGTCGACTTGGGTTACGTGCCGGACGATGCGGTCGCGTTGCAGATCTTCATGGACCGTGACAGCGAGAACAGTGCGCGGGTGAACTTCATCCGCGAGACGCTCCAGCAGATTCACATCCTGCCGGACGTGGAGGCGGCTGGCGCGGTTTCGGCGTTTCCCCTCGCCGCCGCCGATCTGACTGCCGAGACCCCGTTGACAATTCATGACCTGCCGCCGCCGCCGCCGGGTGAAGAGCTGTCCGTGGCCGTGACCCTGGCGACCCCGGGCTACTTGGAGGCGATACGGCTTCCTCTCCGGAGCGGGCGGTGGTTCGAGGAGAGCGACGATGGTGCGGGGACGCCGGTCGCCGTCATCAACGAGACCCTGGCGCGGCAACACTGGCCGGAGGCCGACCCGCTGGCGCACCGGATAACGGTCCAGGTTTCGGGGCGGGAATTCGAGGCCGAAATCGTCGGAGTCGTGGGAGCGACTCGCCCCCGGGGCTTCCAGAGTGCTCCGCGGCCGGAGGTTTACGTGGCGCACGCACAAGGTGGGCACGAAGGGTTGACCTACGACGGCGGGATGACCTACGTCGTACGGACCGCCGCAGACCCGGCCGCCAGCATCCGGGCGATTCAGGATGTCATCTGGACGGCTAATCCGGTCCAGACCATCTACAGTGTCTCCACGGTAAGCCAGCTTCTGTCGGACACGCTGGCGGCCCGCCGATTCACGACGACGCTCCTGGCGCTGTTCGGTCTGGCCGCCCTGGTTCTGGCGGGCGTCGGCATCTACGGTGTGGTCGCCGTCGCCACCGCGCAGCGAACGCGCGAGATCGGTTTGCGGCTCGCCATGGGCGCGCAGCCGCGGGACGTGTTGCGGATGGTCGTGGGGGGCGCCGTCGGCCTTGCGGGAGCGGGCGTTGGCGCCGGCCTGATCGCGGCGCTCGTCGCCTCGCGCGGGCTGGGTTCGCTCCTCTTCAACGTCGCGCCGTCCGATCCCGCAACCCTGGCGGGCGTGTCGCTGCTGCTGCTTCTCGTTGCCGCCGGGGCCGCCTACGTGCCAGCGCGGCGCGCCGCCGGCGTGGATCCCCTCACCGCCCTCCGCGTGGAATAG